One Spinacia oleracea cultivar Varoflay chromosome 4, BTI_SOV_V1, whole genome shotgun sequence DNA segment encodes these proteins:
- the LOC110797342 gene encoding NDR1/HIN1-like protein 13, with protein sequence MEERVPPTSPDAAHGHDHDHDRDHHHRTSTTTNTINDNDNDKNNNNDEEDQDDEFDDFYNIYHGKNNNNNNNGNGNGNGNGNNGNFNEDEKMQIVPSLRSHDNDDDDDSNSNSQPQPPHSTYIIQVPKDQIYRVPPPENAELVEKYRNPVQNNQKGRRRCVYWCLSVFFVVAFIISVIVCVAHFTLNPKNPTFSIKHVVIKHPTTTSSKKNNAPPPKFQVSMETTNPNSVNDIEYGKGNATLEYKGKVLGHGSFPALEKEESGKADAEDVVFAVSSKGGLPKELESSSSSHNNHHKKPVKLNMSMNIPLKLKTWLFTKKVDVKVGCQFEVDSFGDNIKILLQKCDTHN encoded by the exons ATGGAGGAGCGGGTCCCACCCACCTCTCCGGACGCCGCCCACGGCCACGACCACGACCACGACCGTGACCACCATCATcgcacctccaccaccaccaacaccatCAACGACAACGACAAcgacaaaaacaacaacaacgacGAGGAGGATCAAGACGACGAGTTTGATGATTTTTATAATATCTACCAtgggaaaaataataataataataataatggtaatggtaatggtaatggtaatggcaATAATGGTAATTTTAATGAAGATGAGAAAATGCAAATTGTCCCTTCCTTAAGATCacatgataatgatgatgatgatgatagtaATTCTAACTCTCAACCACAACCACCTCATTCTACATACATTATACAAGTCCCTAAGGATCAAATCTACCGGGTTCCGCCACCGGAGAACGCCGAGCTTGTCGAAAAGTACCGGAATCCGGTGCAAAACAACCAAAAGGGGCGGCGCCGGTGTGTGTATTGGTGTTTGTCGGTTTTCTTTGTGGTTGCGTTTATTATTAGTGTTATTGTTTGTGTTGCTCATTTTACGTTGAACCCTAAGAATCCTACGTTCTCTATCAAACATGTTGTCATCAAGCACCCTACTACAACTTCTTCTAAAAAGAACAACGCTCCTCCTCCTAAGTTCCAG GTATCTATGGAGACAACAAACCCTAATAGTGTGAACGATATTGAGTACGGAAAAGGAAATGCAACACTTGAATACAAAGGAAAGGTGTTAGGGCACGGCTCATTTCCGGCGTTAGAGAAGGAAGAATCCGGCAAAGCCGACGCCGAAGACGTGGTTTTCGCGGTGTCGTCGAAAGGTGGTTTGCCTAAAGAGTTAGAGTCGTCATCCTCCTCTCATAATAACCATCATAAAAAACCAGTGAAATTGAACATGTCAATGAACATCCCTCTTAAGTTGAAGACATGGTTATTTACCAAGAAAGTTGATGTTAAGGTTGGTTGCCAATTTGAGGTTGATTCCTTTGGAgataatatcaaaattttattacAAAAATGTGACACCCATAATTAA